The following are encoded in a window of Onthophagus taurus isolate NC chromosome 3, IU_Otau_3.0, whole genome shotgun sequence genomic DNA:
- the LOC111415656 gene encoding large ribosomal subunit protein eL8: MVQKKPKKKVTRKKVAAAPLATKTVEQKKVTNPLFEKRSRNFGIGQDIQPVRDLSRFVRWPKYIRIQRQKAVLQKRLKVPPPINQFTQTLDKQTATQLFKILEKYRGETPLQKKNRLKAQAEAKSAKKEEAPAKRANVIRAGTNTVTKLVEQKKAQLVVIAHDVDPIELVLFLPALCRKMGVPYCIVKGKGRLGLLVRRKTCTSLALCQVDSGDRASFNKLIEVIKTNFNDRGDEIRRHWGGGILGSKSAARIAKLERAKAKELAQKQG, from the exons ATGGTGCAAAAGAAG cCCAAGAAGAAGGTAACGCGCAAGAAGGTGGCTGCAGCACCTTTAGCGACCAAAACCGTTGAGCAAAAGAAAGTAACAAATCccctttttgaaaaaagatCCAGGAATTTTGGAATCG GTCAGGATATCCAACCTGTTCGAGACCTCTCCAGGTTTGTTAGATGGCCGAAATACATTCGTATTCAAAGGCAAAAGGCTGTTTTACAAAAACGTCTCAAAGTTCCACCTCCAATTAATCAATTTACTCAAACGCTTGACAAACAAACAg ctacacaattatttaaaatccttgAAAAGTACAGAGGAGAGACTCCTTTGCAAAAAAAGAACAGACTAAAAGCTCAAGCTGAAGCTAAATCTGCTAAAAAGGAAGAAGCCCCAGCAAAAAGGGCAAATGTTATCAGAGCTGGTACCAACACAGTTACAAAACTTGTTGAGCAAAAAAAAGCTCAATTAGTTGTCATTGCTCATGATGTTGATCCAATTGAG cTCGTTTTATTCCTACCTGCCCTTTGTAGAAAAATGGGCGTTCCATATTGTATTGTTAAAGGAAAAGGCAGGTTGGGTCTTTTGGTGAGAAGGAAAACCTGCACCAGTTTAGCTCTTTGCCAGGTTGATTCTGGCGATAGGGCGagtttcaataaattgattGAAGTAATCAAGACGAACTTTAATGATCGCGGCGATGAAATCAGACGTCACTGGGGCGGTGGTATTCTTGGGTCGAAATCTGCAGCGCGTATTGCTAAGTTGGAAAGGGCCAAAGCTAAGGAATTGGCTCAAAAACAGGGCTAA
- the LOC111415658 gene encoding high affinity copper uptake protein 1 isoform X2, which produces MAHDHHAHHHMEPSIPSAIPMEHDDHSGHPDGSMGHGMSMAFHFGISETVLFESWAFSTTWGLIGSMIGIFFMAALYEGLKYYREYLFWRTYNALQYRAVTLQQDKAVVSEDNQIVQPSMLSLMHVCQTGLHIIQIVLSYFLMLIFMTYNVWLCIAVVVGAAVGYFLFGWKKSVIVDVTEHCH; this is translated from the exons ATGGCTCACGATCATCATGCCCATCATCACATGGAACCATCAATTCCTTCGGCAATTCCTATGGAACATGACGATCATTCGGGTCATCCAGATGGTTCAATGGGACATGGAATGAGTATGGCT ttccATTTTGGAATATCGGAAACCGTTTTATTCGAAAGTTGGGCTTTTTCGACGACTTGGGGATTGATTGGATCCATGattggaattttttttatggctGCTTTATATGAGGGATTAAAATATTACag GGAATATTTATTCTGGAGGACTTACAACGCTTTGCAGTATAGAGCTGTTACGCTTCAACAAGATAAAGCAGTCGTTTCTGAAGATAATCAAATAGTtca gCCAAGTATGTTAAGTTTGATGCACGTTTGTCAAACGGGTCTTCACATAATCCAAATAGTACTTTCCtactttttaatgttaatctTCATGACGTACAATGTATGGCTGTGCATAGCGGTGGTTGTAGGGGCGGCAGttggttattttttgttcGGATGGAAGAAATCCGTAATAGTGGACGTAACGGAACATTGTCACTAA
- the LOC111415657 gene encoding ubiquitin-conjugating enzyme E2 Z-like: MDIDKFTDWDPANDREADNLTPTANSRIRRDLMGLYTEPPPGIFAVGDETNLKFVYALIIGPMGTPYEGGFFYFMLKCPNDYPLQPPKVKFLTTDGGKCRFNPNLYKNGKVCISILGTWTGPAWSPAQQLTSLLVTIQSLLTEKPFFNEPGVKENTPGDASRYSDIVTYNTLKIAVCGMVDNECHLHIPSRLKEIIKKSFCNYYEQYMHIIDEKMHLDGYVYMDPFSMEKVIFNYKALKARFQAIHARISSQMNTT; this comes from the exons atggatATCGATAAATTTACCGATTGGGATCCAGCGAATGATCGGGAAGCTGATAACTTAACTCCCACAGCTAATTCTCGCATAAGAAG GGATTTAATGGGGTTATACACTGAACCACCACCAGGAATTTTTGCTGTCGGAGATGAAACGAATTTAAAATTCGTTTACGCATTGATTATTGGACCAATGGGGACACCTTACGAAGgaggatttttttattttatgctcAAATGTCCTAATGATTATCCGTTACAACCGcctaaagtgaaatttttgaCTACGGATGGTGGAAAATGTAGATTTAATcctaatttatataaaaatggaaaagttTGTATCAGTATTTTAGG tacttGGACGGGTCCAGCATGGAGCCCTGCACAACAATTAACTAGTTTATTGGTTACGATTCAAAGTTTATTAACAGAAAAACCTTTCTTTAATGAACCAGGTGTTAaa gaaAATACTCCTGGCGATGCAAGTAGATACAGTGATATAGTTACTTATAACACATTAAAAATAGCTGTTTGTGGAATGGTTGATAATGAATGTCATTTACACATCCCTTCAAGActgaaagaaattattaaaaagtcgTTTTGTAATTATTACGAACAGTATATGCAcattatcgatgaaaaaatGCATTTGGATGGTTACGTTTACAtg gACCCATTTTCAATGGAAAAGGtcatatttaattacaaaGCTTTAAAAGCCAGATTCCAAGCAATACACGCAAGAATTTCATCCCAAATGAACACAACATAA
- the LOC111415658 gene encoding high affinity copper uptake protein 1 isoform X1 — MAHDHHAHHHMEPSIPSAIPMEHDDHSGHPDGSMGHGMSMAFHFGISETVLFESWAFSTTWGLIGSMIGIFFMAALYEGLKYYREYLFWRTYNALQYRAVTLQQDKAVVSEDNQIVHMVGEVIHKQPPSMLSLMHVCQTGLHIIQIVLSYFLMLIFMTYNVWLCIAVVVGAAVGYFLFGWKKSVIVDVTEHCH, encoded by the exons ATGGCTCACGATCATCATGCCCATCATCACATGGAACCATCAATTCCTTCGGCAATTCCTATGGAACATGACGATCATTCGGGTCATCCAGATGGTTCAATGGGACATGGAATGAGTATGGCT ttccATTTTGGAATATCGGAAACCGTTTTATTCGAAAGTTGGGCTTTTTCGACGACTTGGGGATTGATTGGATCCATGattggaattttttttatggctGCTTTATATGAGGGATTAAAATATTACag GGAATATTTATTCTGGAGGACTTACAACGCTTTGCAGTATAGAGCTGTTACGCTTCAACAAGATAAAGCAGTCGTTTCTGAAGATAATCAAATAGTtca TATGGTTGGAGAAGTAATCCACAAACAACC gCCAAGTATGTTAAGTTTGATGCACGTTTGTCAAACGGGTCTTCACATAATCCAAATAGTACTTTCCtactttttaatgttaatctTCATGACGTACAATGTATGGCTGTGCATAGCGGTGGTTGTAGGGGCGGCAGttggttattttttgttcGGATGGAAGAAATCCGTAATAGTGGACGTAACGGAACATTGTCACTAA